The Triticum aestivum cultivar Chinese Spring chromosome 7B, IWGSC CS RefSeq v2.1, whole genome shotgun sequence genome window below encodes:
- the LOC123160124 gene encoding protein ALTERED XYLOGLUCAN 4, whose translation MGTNFPQSHHLQNTPFSLPRKQFLTYILYALLPLALFHYLLFNPLAAPKPPLLAREAAPSQHGHAPVNALEEQLPPPPPGRGGEVLALGETQGGDVSASGSASPACDYSDGEWVPDGRPPLYDGTSCGTIKDGQNCMAHGRPDTGYLHWRWRPRRCHLPAFSPEAFLRWLRNRHLAFVGDSMARNQGESLLCLLASRSRPDLVYRDGEENKFRRWVFREYNATVSIFWSPLLVRVVEKAEQDGVRHNNVFLDSFDERWMSQLGAVDAAVLSVGHWFLIPGVYHDGGRVVGCHDCADLNLTETAFFGVFKEAVHRTLAEVARRHGADRKVVAVTTFSPAHFEGDWDKAGACPRRHPYREDEKELGYTENEMRKTVLEAVAAHAGDGPLRFAALDVTKLANLRPDGHPGPYMRSDPFAGGADARVQNDCVHWCMPGPIDTFNEILLQTVAG comes from the exons ATGGGCACCAATTTCCCGCAGAGCCACCACCTCCAGAACACGCCCTTCTCGCTCCCCAGGAAGCAATTCCTCACCTACATCCTCTACgccctcctccccctcgcgctcttCCACTACCTCCTCTTCAACCCGCTGGCCGCGCCCAAGCCGCCGCTCCTGGCGCGAGAGGCGGCGCCGTCCCAGCACGGGCACGCGCCCGTCAATGCGCTTGAGGAGCAGCTGCCCCCGCCCCCTCCCGGCCGAGGGGGCGAAGTGTTGGCATTGGGGGAAACTCAAG GCGGGGACGTGTCGGCGTCAGGATCCGCGTCGCCGGCGTGCGACTACTCCGACGGCGAGTGGGTGCCGGACGGGCGCCCGCCGCTGTACGACGGGACGAGCTGCGGCACCATCAAGGACGGCCAGAACTGCATGGCGCACGGCCGCCCGGACACCGGGTACCTCCACTGGCGGTGGCGGCCGCGGCGGTGCCACCTCCCCGccttctccccggaggcgttccTCCGCTGGCTCCGCAACAGGCACCTGGCCTTCGTCGGCGACTCCATGGCGCGCAACCAGGGCGAGTCGCTGCTCTGCCTCCTCGCCTCCCGCTCCCGGCCGGACCTCGTGTACCGGGACGGTGAGGAGAACAAGTTCCGGCGGTGGGTCTTCCGGGAGTACAACGCCACCGTGTCCATCTTCTGGTCGCCGCTCCTGGTGAGGGTCGTCGAGAAGGCGGAGCAGGACGGCGTGCGGCACAACAACGTGTTCCTCGACTCGTTCGACGAGCGGTGGATGTCGCAGCTGGGCGCGGTCGACGCGGCCGTCCTGTCCGTCGGGCACTGGTTCCTGATCCCCGGCGTCTACCACGACGGCGGCAGGGTCGTGGGCTGCCACGACTGCGCGGACCTCAACCTCACCGAGACGGCCTTCTTCGGCGTGTTCAAGGAAGCCGTGCACCGCACGCTCGCCGAGGTCGCCCGGCGGCACGGCGCGGACAGGAAGGTGGTCGCGGTCACCACGTTCTCGCCGGCGCACTTCGAGGGGGACTGGGACAAGGCCGGCGCGTGCCCCAGGAGACACCCGTACAGGGAAGACGAGAAGGAGCTGGGCTACACGGAGAATGAGATGAGGAAGACCGTCCTGGAGGCGGTGGCCGCCCACGCCGGCGACGGGCCCCTGCGGTTTGCGGCGCTCGACGTGACGAAGCTGGCCAACCTGCGGCCGGACGGCCACCCGGGGCCGTACATGCGCAGCGACCCGTTCGCCGGCGGGGCGGACGCGCGGGTGCAGAACGACTGCGTGCACTGGTGCATGCCCGGCCCGATCGACACGTTCAACGAGATCCTGCTACAGACCGTCGCGGGGTGA